A region of Sugiyamaella lignohabitans strain CBS 10342 chromosome A, complete sequence DNA encodes the following proteins:
- a CDS encoding subunit of NADH-ubiquinone oxidoreductase, mitochondrial precursor, putative, protein MLARTLRNIARAQPATLSVARRSARGYSSVHAVHRNTPENNPSIPFEFTAENLARAQEVISKYPPQYKKSAVMPLLDIGQRQLGFTSISVMNYVAKLLDMPPMRVYEVATFYTMYNKSPMGKYHLQVCTTTPCQLCNSDSIMEAITSHLNIKPGQTTKDGLFTISEVECLGACVNAPMIAINDDYFEDLTAKGITEVLTKLQKGEKVTPGPEYSKRKDCEPFSGPKVLLNKEPFNVADITRADL, encoded by the coding sequence ATGCTCGCTAGGACTTTGAGAAACATCGCCAGGGCTCAACCTGCTACTTTGAGCGTGGCTCGCCGGTCTGCTCGTGGCTACTCGTCGGTACATGCTGTTCACAGAAATACTCCTGAAAATAACCCTTCAATTCCATTTGAGTTCACTGCTGAGAACCTGGCTAGAGCTCAAGAAGTCatttcaaaatatcctCCTCAATACAAAAAGTCGGCTGTCATGCCATTACTAGATATCGGCCAGCGTCAACTTGGATTCACTTCTATTAGTGTCATGAACTATGTCGCTAAGTTGCTCGATATGCCCCCCATGCGAGTCTATGAAGTCGCTACTTTCTACACAATGTACAACAAGTCGCCAATGGGCAAGTACCACTTGCAAGTGTGTACTACTACTCCCTGTCAACTTTGTAATTCGGATTCTATTATGGAGGCTATTACTAGTCATCTCAATATCAAGCCTGGTCAAACTACTAAGGATGGTTTGTTCACTATATCGGAGGTTGAATGTTTAGGTGCCTGTGTCAATGCTCCTATGATCGCTATCAATGATGACTATTTCGAAGATCTCACTGCCAAGGGTATTACTGAGGTTCTTACTAAATTACAAAAGGGCGAGAAGGTCACTCCTGGTCCTGAGTACTCGAAGCGAAAAGACTGTGAACCTTTCAGTGGACCCAAGGTTCTTCTTAACAAGGAGCCTTTTAATGTGGCTGATATCACCCGCGCTGATCTATAG
- the GLO3 gene encoding Glo3p (ADP-ribosylation factor GTPase activating protein (ARF GAP); involved in ER-Golgi transport; shares functional similarity with Gcs1p; GO_component: GO:0030126 - COPI vesicle coat [Evidence IPI] [PMID 15254269]; GO_component: GO:0030137 - COPI-coated vesicle [Evidence IDA] [PMID 15254269]; GO_component: GO:0005794 - Golgi apparatus [Evidence IEA,IEA]; GO_component: GO:0005793 - endoplasmic reticulum-Golgi intermediate compartment [Evidence IPI] [PMID 9927415]; GO_function: GO:0008060 - ARF GTPase activator activity [Evidence IEA]; GO_function: GO:0008060 - ARF GTPase activator activity [Evidence IDA] [PMID 9927415]; GO_function: GO:0005096 - GTPase activator activity [Evidence IEA]; GO_function: GO:0046872 - metal ion binding [Evidence IEA]; GO_function: GO:0008270 - zinc ion binding [Evidence IEA]; GO_process: GO:0048205 - COPI coating of Golgi vesicle [Evidence IDA,IMP] [PMID 15254269]; GO_process: GO:0006888 - ER to Golgi vesicle-mediated transport [Evidence IGI,IMP] [PMID 9927415]; GO_process: GO:0043547 - positive regulation of GTPase activity [Evidence IEA,IEA]; GO_process: GO:0015031 - protein transport [Evidence IEA]; GO_process: GO:0032312 - regulation of ARF GTPase activity [Evidence IEA]; GO_process: GO:0006890 - retrograde vesicle-mediated transport, Golgi to ER [Evidence IDA,IGI,IMP] [PMID 9927415]; GO_process: GO:0006810 - transport [Evidence IEA]) — MSDEKAVISKEDIKPFFDKHRSIPANRACFDCNAKNPTWSSATFGVFICLDCSSVHRNLGVHVSFVQSTNMDNWSVGNLRNIRIGGNKSARDFFAKNGGSQYLVNGANAKDKYTSRTASLYLDELRRRALSDSVKFPNEAVLDTSNLVGESLGGGSSSSLSLNDTNGDDASSSKDSFFANWDKPLVKKPTPPVSRSSTPGAGISRGVSPAVNSGNSSTTTSNSTTTTATTSSNRILSSKKTTSSSLASSSARKTNILGGGAKRPTKLAAKKLGADDLDFDKAEREAKEEQERIAKLGYNPNDTKNGSSGAVSSGLGSTSAAGKTSLSYDEEPLPASLASPALNSSSTSSSKVEDTRQAFVKLGFGQTSAGPKKTASPQTSTPSITPAPSASSYSSSANSEVVNKYGNQKSISSDEFFGRNSYDPSAQAEARTRLQAFDGATSISSSSYFGRDEDEEAEMRQSASGEFASVERVAQDIADRVKGIAGEDMTVLKDAIEQGASKLSDLMREYLR; from the coding sequence ATGTCGGACGAGAAAGCAGTGATTTCAAAGGAGGATATTAAGcctttttttgataagCATCGGTCGATTCCTGCTAATAGAGCATGTTTTGACTGTAATGCTAAGAACCCGACGTGGTCGTCGGCCACCTTTGGCGTATTCATCTGTCTCGACTGTTCGTCGGTCCATCGTAATCTCGGTGTTCATGTCAGTTTTGTACAAAGTACTAACATGGACAACTGGTCAGTTGGTAACTTGAGAAATATCCGAATTGGTGGTAATAAATCGGCCCGGGACTTTTTCGCTAAGAATGGAGGTTCGCAATATCTTGTCAATGGAGCCAATGCAAAAGATAAATATACAAGTCGTACAGCCAGTCTGTATTTAGACGAACTTCGTCGTCGGGCATTATCAGACTCAGTCAAGTTCCCCAACGAGGCGGTTCTCGATACTTCGAATCTGGTGGGTGAATCTCTTGGAGGTggctcgtcttcgtctCTCTCACTCAATGATACTAATGGTGACGATGCCAGTTCGTCTAAAGACAGTTTCTTTGCTAATTGGGATAAACCTCTCGTCAAGAAACCCACCCCTCCAGTATCCAGATCCTCGACTCCTGGAGCCGGCATCTCTCGAGGTGTATCACCAGCTGTCAACAGTGGTAACTCATCTACCACTACTAGTAATAGTACGACTACGACTGCTACTACATCCAGTAATCGTATTTTGTCGAGCAAAAAAACCACTTCTTCCAGCTTGGCATCGTCATCGGCCAGAAAAACCAATATTCTCGGAGGTGGAGCCAAACGACCTACTAAGTTGGCGGCCAAGAAACTGGGCGCTGATGATCTGGATTTCGATAAAGCCGAACGTGAAGCAAAGGAAGAACAGGAACGAATTGCTAAACTGGGATATAATCCTAATGATACAAAGAATGGTTCATCTGGAGCAGTTTCTAGCGGACTTGGTAGtacatcagcagcaggcaAAACCAGTCTTTCATATGACGAAGAGCCACTTCCAGCCTCGCTGGCATCTCCTGCTTTGAACAGTTCATccacatcatcatccaaagTCGAAGATACTCGTCAAGCATTTGTCAAGCTCGGATTTGGCCAGACGTCTGCTGGTCCTAAAAAGACTGCCAGTCCCCAGACATCGACTCCCAGTATCACGCCTGCTCCATCTGCCAGTTCATACTCGAGCTCGGCCAATTCTGAAGTCGTGAATAAATACGGCAACCAAAAAAGCATTTCATCCGACGAATTCTTCGGCCGCAATTCGTACGATCCCAGTGCCCAAGCCGAAGCACGCACCCGTCTTCAAGCGTTTGACGGTGCTACTTCCATTTCCTCGAGCAGTTACTTCGGCCGCGACGAGGACGAAGAGGCCGAAATGCGCCAATCCGCCAGCGGCGAGTTCGCATCCGTCGAACGGGTGGCCCAAGACATCGCTGACCGAGTCAAAGGCATCGCTGGTGAAGACATGACCGTGCTCAAAGACGCTATCGAGCAGGGCGCGTCCAAGCTCAGCGATCTAATGAGAGAATATTTACGTTGA